Below is a genomic region from Medicago truncatula cultivar Jemalong A17 chromosome 3, MtrunA17r5.0-ANR, whole genome shotgun sequence.
TTCACAAGtattctcaccattctcacaagtatatatatatgacatatACTAATGGGTTTATGAGAAACAATCTAATGGAGAGAGATACATGTGTTTCTTAAATGGActtttttaatctcaaccattcgtttttaatctaatggttaacATGTATTTTTACCATTCTCATATAAAGAAGGCATTCACACTAGatatgtcatatatatatatatatatatatagagggcatttcaaatgagaggagtttttaaatgagagggtgagagggTGAAATTGTGGCCTTTGGATTATTTAGATGGCTGTGATTTAATTCCCACATTAGTAGGTCATGTGAAACTAATTTGCTGAGCAATTAAACAAAACACGCGCTTCCCTCATAACGTTTCTTATTCCATCTTCTTCCCTTCATTCAACGTAAAACCTTTCACTTCCTGTAGAAACCATGACTGCTTCTTCCAACCAAATACAACCAAACGTTGCACTTCATGGACAAAGATACATCAATTTGATTTGGACAACTTGCACTTCTATTGAGTTACGTTCATCATTCTTCATGGACAAAGATACATCAACTTCTTTGGATATTCCTCAggtatattataattattatggCTTAAATTCATTTGCTATCTATTTTCTTGTTAGTTTTATTGCCGTTCAATGGTAGGTTTGGCAGGAatagtttttgttcttttttcctGCCGCAGCCTGTGTTGTTGATTATATCTTGTTGATGGCTtcttaataaaatatgtttattgaagatatttattttgttaattttaggaaTATGAATGTGTGCCAAATTGTGATGATGAATTAAAGCCTAAGATTGGACAAGTATTTGATACATTACAAGAAGGTAAAATTTTTTACGAAAAATATGCACTCTCTATCGGATTTAGTGTGCGTTCATCATCATCGACTGTAGATAAAAACGGCGTGAAGCGTTGGAAGTATTTTGTTTGCTCGAAAGAGGGTTATTTGCCAAATAAGACGGATGATAAGGAGCAAAGTGAATCTACTGTCAAGGCTAAAAGAAGAAGGGCTTTAACAAGAGAAGGATGCAATGCAAATGTTGTTTTTAAATGGGTGGGGGAAGGTAAGTATGAGATAGCTCGATTTCATGAAAGCCACACACATCCACTTGCTTCACCTATGAAGAGACCGTTTCTAAGGTCTGCAAGGAAAGTGAATTCAAGTCACAAAAGCTTATTACTTGCATGTAGTAGAGCAAATATTGGACCTTCAAAAGCTTTCCACTTATTAAAAGAACAGCGTGGGGGTTATGAAAATGTTGGATGCACGCAGAGAGATCTTCAAAACTATTCCAGAGATTTAAAGACTTTGAATAAAGATTCTGATGCACATGTTTTGATAGACTACTTTAGAAGGAAGCAAGAAGTTAATCCATCATTTTATTATGCGTATGAGGTAGGTGAAGAAGGTCGACTGAAGCATGTTTTTTGGGCAGATGGTATTTGCAGGAAAAATTATTCCTTATTTGGAGATGTGGTTTCATTTGATACTACatatcaaacaaataaatatcatttgatTTTTGCACCTTTCACCAGGATAAACCATCATCGACAATCTATTACCTTCGGAGTAGGACTTATAACAAATGAGAAAAGTGATTCATTTGTATGGTTGTTTGAAAAGTTTTTGGAAGCAATGGGTGGACATAAGCCAACACTTATAATAACCGATCAAGATCCTTCCATGAAAGTGGctatagaaaatatttttgatactTCTAATCATAGATTGTGCATGTGGCATATCATGAAAAAAGTTTCTGAAAAAGTAGGTGTTTCCACGAATGACGATGATGAGTTTAACAAAAGCTTCAAGTCATGTGTTTGGGGTTCAGAGACACCAAATGAGTTTGAAGAGACTTGGGCGTTTTTGATGACAAGGTTTGAGTTAGAAAAGAATAAATGGTTGTTGCATATGTTTGATATTCGAAGCATGTGGATCCCAGCATACTTCaaagatgtaacaccccgttacccaaaaacaattatataacaaatattcatcagagtagttccacaacgggcatgttacacgtcatttcaaaatttcttaaatagaaaataaaactatttaattaaaacaacttgataaaatatgaaaacatagcagcggaatagttttcaaatcaaTAACATCGTGAACATCCAACAACAGTTTATGGCActaaaggcctcaacataagtcaacaacattgttcaaaagaccataaaaggctccacatcataattccaaaattgatacataaggaatgaaaataaatataactaaatcccatcccgtacgtatcagagccctagacagttgaaccaccactcctactaatctttattacctgcaagttacccatacgaagggcaacattttcaagcagaaggggtgagattcacaatcaataataataatatataattcatcaaaatgcatctaacaacttaaagtccatcaattagtaataataattcttttaacgactcctaaaccatatcatgtactcatcatatcaacagtcataactcgatatcataaacaacatcataacaacatcatttaacttcataatcaacatcttaatcataatcatataacgtCATACTtataattcgtatacaacatgacaacttcataatcaatgacataaacaacgtaacaaaatcatattcatagttcatatacaacataacaacatcattaattcgtattaacattctccaccaagcaccttattaacaactcatgaatagatgacaacttagcaactatacgtaacatcatcattccataataataattattcatcaaacattccattagcaattcatgaataaaagacaacttatcaacttaacataaccatcatcaagtacatttaacaactcatagataacatcacataatcatcatcacaacattcataatcatcatcatgtaacatcataacaacctcatattcaacaccataaacagtcatcataacttcgtaatcattatcataaacatcttctcataataatataaacaacacaacataatcatcacatcataacaatataaacaattacatatatttaacaataatgttcttacttctttacctttagtaacacttactaattcaaccaacaacgacgataactacaattatccaatatatgtatatatttatcaacaacatcatcatcatcaatgtggcaactacaaccaacaactaagactcatgcatgacatgacaacaccactaaTACTCCTCAaaatatgcaattatgcatgtggtaccaaacaggaccgaagccctcaccgtttttgaatggttaaagcattcatcaggaccgaagccctcaccgctgtgaacaactagtgctccaggacatgagtcctctccgctgtttatgcatatgcaatggacctacttgtgtatatctacatacaacttgaccatgcatacatactCCACAACTCTACTAAGACTCATctacaatgcatgtggtaccatatcagggccggagccctcaccgcttttgaatggttaaaacattcatcaggaccgaagccctcaccgctgtgaacaactagtgctccaggacatgagtcctctccgctgtttatgcatatgcaatggaccaactcgtgtatatctacatacaactagaccatgcatacattctccatatgactccaatttatacaacatgtatggttcaataaataaatcatacatcacagccatcagcaacaacaacaaccagcaaTTCAACAATCCAgaataatgcacaattaaatataactatgcccaaaacaacaacatcaatcatcacaATTCATACAACAACAATCAGCAACGGCaacaacaactgtgcataaataaatatgacttactccacaaattggtcaacttaatgatattaataatcaacaacaacaaagacagcaacataaacaacttgcaacatagcaacgttaataataacaactcgaatgatataaacaagaatatacattttccacataatatatatatttcacattaaccAACACCAACCAACATTAGCCAACGTCACCTAAATATTAACCAACTTTAATCAAACGTTAACCCACTTTAATTAAACATTAACCAACATATTAACCAACATTTTccacaacattaaccaacagATGCATCTTAATCAATAATAACCAGTAACATGGCAGCACACAAacaatctcaagatataacaacatcaaatggtaatcaacatcttaaaacatcatatatacatataacacttcatcaatcattgacaatatcgtattcacaaatatatacatacatatattaattcatcaatcataaacaattcttcactgtgacctacgtgcagtaatttgaccataactcaagttctataaatccttttgaagtcaaaccaacggcattagaaagctaacatccatacccacaactttcgtgtttacacctaagaccaattctgtaccaatcaataccagttttcatttcaaattctgacaaagttgtgctgaaatccataaaaattcactaagacctccttggagtattttcatcatatctcataaaccaaaaatcattttcgagTAAAAttaaagccattggaaagctaacaaaattatctacaactttcatgtttacaccaaaggccaattcaaaacagaaacgtgtgaaaaagacgcaagaacgcgaaacaggggatgctgtcaaagtgcagctcgcgaggcgagtaagtttactcgctgtggcgagttgcgacgaaCAACTCTACGGAAACAGACCAGttttcagccaaaaacccaatttttcatccacccaaaccccaaatttgataggaaactcaacctatatttattctacaatctgaacatcgattcttaacacaattgccatggtttctacacttttcaatccaAGAATCATACTCCAAAAACCTAACCCTCAATTTCCAATTTCAACTAGAACTATGCTAAACCAAgatcagaattatataaccattatccttgagagatagtctcacccttacctgagttcaattgcacaaacaaagctacagcaaaatcgatcccctcttgctcttgttctccccttggcttggttttctctcccaaaacttgtttcacgtaaaactgcttctaaccttttcttttcctaactcccaaaatataactcctcctttatttcattaaactccccttaattctattaattcctaattaactccccaacctccaaaataatattaattctcacattattctaattaatattaaaataaactatataataaaataatacacaccacataatcaaccaatattatttaaaatcacataaattatataaatatatcctaactcaataaaaaataattaaataatcaattaattCAAGGAGGGCGTTACAAAAGACACTTTTATGGCTGGGATATTGAGAACAACATCAAGATCAGAAAGTGAAAATTCTTTTTATGGTAATTTCCTGAATCCTAATGTTAACTTGGTTGAATTTTGGATGAGGTTTGATTCAGCAATAGAAGCGCAACGGCATAAGGAGTTACTGGCTGATAATAACTCAATTCATTCTAAACCGAAACTAAAGTTGGAACGTGGTATAGAGAGGCATGCGAGGGATGTCTATACTCGTGAgaacttttatatatttcaacatGAATTATGGATTGCATGCGTGGATTGTGGGATTGAAAATAAGAAAGATGAAGATGGGATGGAAATATttcatatatatgataatagTGAGATCAATGGTAAACTTCGAGAAGTTGTGTATAACTTGTCCGATCACAATGCAAATTGCTCATGCAAAATGTTTCAGGCTGAAGGAATACCTTGTAGACACATACTTTGTGTTTTAAAGggaaaaaatttcaatgaaaTACCAAGTAAGCACATTGTGAATAGGTGGACTAAGTTTGCAAACAGAACACCTATTTTTGACATAGCTGACAATGTCTTTGAAGAAGATAGCAAACTCATTTCTGATGTGTGGAACCACTTACATAGCTGTGTGGAGAAGGCTGGGAAAGATAAGGAAAGATTGCTTCTTGTGTTAAATGGGGCTGTTAACATGGAAAAACAATTGGACGAATTTGAAGGGAGTTCTAAGAGAACAAGGACAGATGATTTGATTCTTGGGTCCAATATTCCTGACGAAGTAGAAATCCTTCCACCACAGTTTGCAAAGACTAAGGGTAGTGGTAAAAGAATCAAAGGTGGCAAAGAGAAGGCTattgaacaacaacaaaaaaaagcaaGACTTTGTAAGGCATGCGGTGAGTATGTGCATCATGACAGCCGCAATTGTCCCCAAAGATCATCTCCATAATTTTGGTAAGAAGCCCCTTTCAAAATGTATTTGTTTTGATCTTTTTGTCCTCATGTTTATGGTGCACTTGTTTTGATCTTTTTGTGCTCATATTTTTACTTGATGTTTTAGGATTGGAAGAATGGCATAGAAGAAGGATGAAGAAAGTTAGACAAACCAGATGAATAACATAGAAGAATGAATGACACTTCATGTTCTTTATGGTGCTGTGCTGTTCTGTTGGCGTGGAGTTTTTTGTGCTTTCTAGTGTTTTTAGTTGTTTTAGCATTGCTGTTGTTCTGTGTTATTAGTGCTGGCATTTAGGGAGTTTTTTTTGCTAGCAGTTTTAGTACTTGTAATTCTCTTAAGTTTTAGTAATCATGAATTCTCTTAAGTTATATGTTACTTTGCAAGCTTGTAAGTACTCATGAGTTATGC
It encodes:
- the LOC112420311 gene encoding protein FAR1-RELATED SEQUENCE 5-like gives rise to the protein MTASSNQIQPNVALHGQRYINLIWTTCTSIELRSSFFMDKDTSTSLDIPQEYECVPNCDDELKPKIGQVFDTLQEGKIFYEKYALSIGFSVRSSSSTVDKNGVKRWKYFVCSKEGYLPNKTDDKEQSESTVKAKRRRALTREGCNANVVFKWVGEGKYEIARFHESHTHPLASPMKRPFLRSARKVNSSHKSLLLACSRANIGPSKAFHLLKEQRGGYENVGCTQRDLQNYSRDLKTLNKDSDAHVLIDYFRRKQEVNPSFYYAYEVGEEGRLKHVFWADGICRKNYSLFGDVVSFDTTYQTNKYHLIFAPFTRINHHRQSITFGVGLITNEKSDSFVWLFEKFLEAMGGHKPTLIITDQDPSMKVAIENIFDTSNHRLCMWHIMKKVSEKVGVSTNDDDEFNKSFKSCVWGSETPNEFEETWAFLMTRFELEKNKWLLHMFDIRSMWIPAYFKDFMALKAST